The following coding sequences lie in one Arachis hypogaea cultivar Tifrunner chromosome 4, arahy.Tifrunner.gnm2.J5K5, whole genome shotgun sequence genomic window:
- the LOC112744938 gene encoding LEAF RUST 10 DISEASE-RESISTANCEUS RECEPTOR-LIKE PROTEIN KINASE-like 2.4, with protein sequence MDSARRDDSEWRHSGELLQVRENPGRTGTGGRRTPNYERGSRGADSTDGGGTAAERLQGELRVLVKKMTNSFCEELGKGAFGVVYKGSLSDNRQVAVKILKESKDNGKEFNGEELKGEEFINEVASIIGTAHVNIVPFLGFCYKPNKRALIYEFMPNGSLDKFINEEVCKLDGSRLYQIIIGIARGLEYLHWRCNTKILHLDIKPQNILLDEDFVPKIADFGLAKICTKKESIVCLQRVGGTAGYIAPEVYSQIYTEVSRVSHKSDVYSYGKLILKVMGGKKNYNNNDLHTSEMYFTDWIYEELEQDNFSTRCLTDIDDENDLTKKIILINSSLLELFEYGPGSKNLT encoded by the exons ATGGACAGTGCCCGGCGAGACGACAGCGAGTGGCGACATAGCGGCGAGCTGCTCCAAGTTCGAGAGAATCCAGGGAGGACGGGGACAGGGGGAAGGAGGACGCCGAACTACGAGAGAGGAAGCAGAGGCGCCGACAGCACGGACGGCGGCGGCACCGCGGCAGAACGGTTGCAGGGAGAACTTAGGGTTTTG GTAAAAAAGATGACCAATTCATTTTGTGAGGAATTAGGAAAAGGAGCATTTGGTGTTGTATATAAAGGTAGTTTAAGCGATAATCGTCAAGTAGCAGTGAAGATATTGAAGGAGTCCAAAGATAATGGAAAAGAATTTAATGGAGAAGAATTGAAGggagaagaattcataaatgagGTTGCAAGTATTATTGGAACAGCTCATGTGAATATTGTcccatttttaggattttgttacAAGCCAAATAAAAGAGCTTTGATTTATGAATTTATGCCAAATGGTTCTTTAGATAAATTTATTAATGAAGAGGTGTGTAAGTTGGATGGGAGCAGACTCTACCAAATTATAATTGGCATTGCTCGAGGACTAGAATATTTACATTGGAGATGTAATACCAAGATTTTACATCTTGATATTAAACCTCAAAATATTCTTTTGGATGAAGATTTTGTTCCTAAAATTGCTGATTTCGGACTGGCTAAAATATGCACAAAGAAAGAGAGTATTGTATGTCTACAACGCGTAGGAGGAACTGCAGGATATATTGCACCAGAAGTATATAGTCAAATATACACTGAAGTTTCTCGAGTTTCTCATAAATCTGATGTGTATAGTTATGGAAAGTTGATTCTTAAAGTAATGGGAGGAAAaaagaattataataataatgatcTACATACCAGTGAAATGTATTTTACAGATTGGATTTATGAAGAGTTGGAGCAAGATAATTTTTCAACAAGATGCTTGACAGACATAGATGATGAGAATGATTTGACAAAGAAGATTATTTTGATAA ATTCCTCTTTACTTGAACTATTTGAATATGGGCCTGGCAGTAAGAATCTTACTTAA